Within the Papaver somniferum cultivar HN1 unplaced genomic scaffold, ASM357369v1 unplaced-scaffold_132, whole genome shotgun sequence genome, the region GATTCTAATATGGGAATCTCAAAACACGTATAAACCACATGAAAATGAACCGATTAAAACAAcacaaaatccaaaaaaaataaatcatgacAGAGTCGGTCAATGATAAAGTAACCTATAAACCAATTCTGGTAACGTAATTTAGATATGAAGAACATCAATAGAATCGATGTTTGTATACGTATCTTATGAATCGATTCTGTTGCATGATCTTCATGGACAAGGAGAACAATACAGGAATCAATGGATACGACCGATCTACAGTTTTCAGAAATTTAGATTTGCAAAAATCGAACTTTAGATGTGTAAATCAATGAAAAACTATGATATTGATATATCGGGTTGATGGAGAATTaccttaaataaataaatcagtggatagaaatggaagaaaaaaattgaagtcagaaaaaaaaaagattggattAGGATTTTCCGGAAAGATTTGATGGAAATGGGTTGCTTAATGTTTTAATCTTTTTTGTTGTTCGGAAAAagtgatgaaaataaaaagaattttcTATTTATAGTAATTAGAATTAGAGATAAATAGAGGATAATTACGTATTTTTGCTCAAATTAGACATCTGATATTTTCTTCCGACGTAAGCAGAATTTAATAGGTCCCAAATAAGATGCATAAGCCCAAAATTAACCGGATTTATTTAACATGTTGCCGCCTCAGCCTAAAGGATTCTTCTTTAAATATATGCAGTACTGAATGAAATCTCCACCGGAACAATGAGCGGTCTAAAGaataatactccctccatccctaattagatgacctataccataaataagtggagtgatagattagtattattataagaaatatgtaaaatttgatagtcatatttatattcattaaataggtgttttaaaatgctttccgatgatacaaagtttacgaaaatccgttgtgtagtttgagagataaatcatttctaaatttactagtaaattttaactaggtcatgTAATTAGGAACGGAGGTAGTACAAGACTTCATTCGAGTTAAACTAATATattaaatatgttgaattgatgaTCAGCGAAAAAGCATGATCAGCAGAATCCGTAAAATAAAAGGCAGACTTATGGAGATCTTTGACCAAAAAGAAAATGTCAATCCTTTTTCACGACCAGGTGGGAGATTTCAGATTTTCTTTACATGAGGGATTTTTTTAATCCTGATTTTTGTCTTAATCATGTGTAATAATTAACCAGAAGGATTACCACTCACACATATTATAATCAAACCTATGCTTTTGATTGTCAAGAAAAACACAATAACTTTTTGAATGGGGAAGGAAGGATAATAATGTTTTCATACTTGCGTCTGTAGAGATAGTAAACGATCAGTAATGCATGGCCAATTACTGGAAATGCGCAAATTAGTCTAGTATCTTGCTTCATATTAACAGAgtcgtcaaaaaaaaaaacatatagggTACGGTGAGTTAAGATATGAACATAACGTTTGAACTctttgagatgaaaatctcagttGACTGTACTTTTTGATCAACATCAAAATTAAATGGTGGAAGCTACTCTTTACCTAAAAGAGTTAAACATGTTTGTGAACATAGGCCAATCACTAGGAACCATTTTGATGTGCagagaaaatgaaaaaacaatatGGGTCCCATTTTCGTAACTTTAAAGAGATAGAATGAATGAACGGTCCTTGTGGATCCCACCACTGGAAATAGACCCCATTCCTACACATGTATGGTCCATAACTTTTCCTATCTTctcaagcaaaaaaataaagattttGTTTCTAATAATCAGTTCGGTACTCCTTATTTGAAACTTGAAAGAAGGGCATCATGGAAAGAAAGATGAACTTCACGTTCAAATAACTCTATCAACACCACTCAAAGATTGATTTTAGTATGGAGCTGCCTTCACGAAAGGAACCCTAAAAGAATGTTTAAGCAATGAACAATTTGTTGTTGCCTTAAGAAAAGACAGCACCACCTATTCTTTTGAAGTCCATGAAGAGCCTATCGGAAAAAGTCTATAATGAAAATCAAGGGGTGAAATCACAAGGCTGCTAATGGGGATACCATTTTGTTTGGGGGTGTACCAATttacatataggacaaaaaaagCAATTGGCTTTGGGTTGGTACATCCCAAGCAAAATGGTACCCATTAGCAACCTCGTGAAATCACATGCAAGTTTCAAGAAACAACATTTGCCGTCGAATGTTGGAATCTACTAAGAAGTACCATCAATCCACTAGTAGTATCCAATCTTTCAGACCATACTGCTGGGAATTGGCAAGATAGCAAGTCCAAGTGTGCACTTTTGGGCCTTACCAAACGAACCCAATATCGTGGAGTTTTTAAAGTTTTACATCTTGGAAGTTGGAGCTGCATGATTAATGCTTTTCAGTTTTCAAGTAGATATAATCTATCCATCTAGTGAGCCAATTTCTCTAACAGAGAATAATGGAGTTGGAGTTCAGTAGTGCTACAAGCCTACAATAATAGGACTTCCTTTCCCCCTCCAGAAGATACTGAAAACCAGGGTTCTTGCCCTAAAAGATACAATATATACCTACAATGGTAACTCTACAAGACTACGGAATTTTCAAGCCATACACAGTTCACCCACAGCAGTAATAAACTTAGTCACATCTGTATGTTACTGTGTGTTTATGTCTCTTCTAGCGTTGCTAGGGAATCTGTGTAGCTTTAGCAGTAGTAAAAGAACCAAGATGCGGCCTTTATTAACTTTGAAACTCTGTGGAATCCAGATATCCAAAATTAGAATTGCATTTACCCATGGAAATCAGGTCCAAACTGACATCCAAATAAATTTATACCTCAAAAATGAACATAGTATGGAAATGCTTGAAACTTAAAATTGTCAGAAAAAACCCTCATGTTTAAATACTGAACTTATTTCTATCACGATTAAAACAAAGTATCTGCTCATATTTGGATTGAGCTTCCAAAAAGACGAAAACCCATAAACAAACAATAGAGGAAAATTACGCTGTCAAATGTATAAATGCACGATAGAGAGGGTGCAAAAAGAAGAGCCTAAACTATTCTTCTGCAACAACACCGATCTCACCCTTTTCAAGCAAGTCATAAAATGACCTCACTTTCCTCTGCTCATTCCAGTGATGCATCTTCCACATACCACCAGCAACCAAACCAAGAGCGATCCCAATACAGATCTCCTTGACCACACTAGGTCCCTTCAAAGTTGCATGAGCAATTCTACCGCCGGCCATTGGATCTCACAAGTTGAAGAGTGCTGCGTGTTAACAACAAGGAGTGTCAGTTGGAAACATTTTTTCGATCATTAATAGATGGGCGTAAAAATTGATAGGGTATTTCTCATGCTATGCTCATAAAATGCACGTCACTTTAGTCAACTAAAGATGATACACAAGATGGGCGTAAAAAATCGATAGGGTATTTCTCATGCTATGCTCATAAAATGCACGTCACTTTAGTCAACTAAAGATGATACACAACACTCACACTAGTGGACATTAATTCCTCTTATGCTTCTGAATACCTGAATAAAGCTCTTCACTAACGGAAAATGTTAGAACTTCTTTTTCACTTACTGAATAAGGGCATTAATATTGGACGATTTTCTGTACTTTCTTCTCCCTTCCTCTTGTTTCTAGTGGTGGCAGAACCATACAAGTCAACCACTCATAATTTGATAATCCATCAAACTTAAAGACCTCTTCAGAAGGAAAAGGATTTCCACATTTCTAATTCAGAAGTGCCAAGAACCTAGAAGAAAACTATTCACCGAAACACGAAACACTTGAATTGACTCCAAATAGGGCTGTAAACACGAGAGTTAGTTAACTCAGAAAGTCATTAGACAATGGAAAGTAGTGTTACACAGAATAACCACATTACGCACTACAAACCATCTATTTCCACTGGCTCTCCTAATACTCTAAAACTAAACTACACTGGTTTTCTAGAACCATATTTTCCTGTTCTTTGTGctatatgcacaaaaattataACTAAGAACATACTGATTTCTGAGGTCTCTTGCAGGCAAAAACATAAAGTAATGCACGACGAACAATATCATTCACATGATGAAACTAGAACTCTCATAGTATTTCCCCTCATAGCAATATTTTTTGATCCCCAATATTTTGATTCAGAACTTCATCTACGACTTACTGTTAATAGTTTTGCGTGTAGATTGTAGAATTAAAACCACACTTGTACAGCATACTTACACACCTAGATCTAGTGTTCGAATAAATAACACTCCATCAACAACATAACGAGAAAAGTAGGTAAACATATTCAAAATGGTAATAATGTTAGATCAGATTTACCCATTTGTTTGATTTTTCCAacagaaaaaatacaaaaattaaaataaataaagaaatgacTCAAAACctacaaatccaaaaccctataaTTCGAAAATCTTCAGTTTATTAAATCACCAATACATAATCGAATCCACTAAACGAGAAACAAATTTCCATCAAAAGTATAAAATTTCCCCCAAATCATAACATAAACATAAACATCATGAGAAAAAGAAACTaaatctgaaagaaaacaaaTAGAATTAACAGGGAAATGAAAAGATTGAAAACCAACCAACCTTTTTTTGTGAGAAATTTTGATCCCTAATCAAATCGGTCGCTCAAGAGACTAACGCCACGGAATGAGAAAAGTTTCTCCAAGTTCTTTTTGTAGCGCTTTTTTGCTATTAAGGACAACTATCCTGTTAACAGTGATACCGTTCCTTGCTGTTAAACATACCGTAACCGTCGATTAGATGTATCCCGACAATTACGAAAACAAGGATCGATCATTAATCCCAGTCGTTGAAAAAATTGTTTTGGACTTTGCTTGTCATGGTATTGTAATTTGGGCCTGATGTTTCGCATAAAAGGGCTCAGCTCAGTCGAATTCCAGATTCCCAGTCATGTGATGTGAGTCATGGGCGGGTATGGACCGAttttcacctcatccgcatccaatccaatacaacacggatttcaaatttggcatccgtatccaatccaacatccaacggatttgcatccaatggatgcacggattgGGTGCGGATAATCCAGTGGatatgtgttagttaaattttataatgaaaaaataaagcctATCTAGATGTCTTCTTATAAaacctacacattttatatatgtatataaatatagaagtgtcattaacaacactccaagcaaacaactaaaaattctaaaactatccatATATTTTCTAGAAACTATACATAAATGCCATTAATCTAAcgggtatggatgtccaacggattttcaaggttgcaccCGGGtccaatctgttagagcattgctcggtcaaactcgcaagcgttgctatctcaagcttgttgtcaaatttagttgtaaaaactatgtgttttgatttctagtctacttatagctaagtatcggactaggatagttaggtgtagttgagctccagactccatggcgatcatcttacgaagacgaagaactactcaaggaaccagtggaacttcatccgactaaaaggtgtgtggatacttgaacttatctgtcactcaaaagtctatctactctatctcctacccttgagacaaaagtcgtataagtatgatagttttcatacatacacatttgctatttcgagccgattttactcgcctatctttttcttgaaatatgtgctggtaagctttcactttaaccattcttcatctttacccgtgacgaaagtcatgataacgtttcaatcttgaaaatagctttgatgacgaaagtcatgataacgtttcaatcttgaaaatggctttgatgacgatagttgtgaatagcgactattataacattatagaataatgtttcaatgattgaaatgtagagttgagattaccatctatggatataagcatatatagtgtgttcgcacattagtgtataaatccatgtaccggaaaccaagtgtgtgcatatgtgtgcatacggtattggtgaaggagacaggttgggtacgcgtactggcggaacttttcctcccgaaaaattctgccgagtttggagtttacgaactcataaaccagtcaacttaggtacgtgtacccatacgcgtactggcggaacttttctacccgaaaaaatctgcggagtttggaaaccaaaaaccaactcaaatctggtagctaaggacgcatacccgtacgcgtacccaagctggttatttcttaaatcggtagttcatgaacttaaaacaataaattataaggaatgcaatctttgcaaaccgtggctatattgttcatgaattgattcaaatgaatcaaaccgattttgtttcaattgtgtctatgaataaagacctaagcaattgaacaactcttcaactagttcttatgggtcatttgaactagtttatgagaaagatgaatacggttaatatgaaagtgctcatatggctaaccattggttaactatttgtgaacaaactaagtgtacacgcttatgtacggttactcaaacctaaatgaaatacatttcatttgtgtgtgacaagctaagtttcgatctaacggttgaaagatattagcttgtatctaatcaggttttcatctaacggtgaatattgaatgctttgttactaagctaacatagattgcaaaccctgatttgaaaactatataagggagaactctggcaaccggaaaaactaatccccacaccttttgtgtgatactagttggttttgctagagtcgattctcctttaaccttaagtttcttctcgagaccctgtaggttaacgattgaaagacttcattgggattgtgaagccagacgaaactacttctcttgtagttgagcgatctgatcttgccattttctatcgtacgagttcaattgaaagaattaacttgagattttatctccgatagggcaagataaaaagaaatcacaaacatcttcgtctcatcgtttgtgattccacaatatcttgtttcgctaccatatgattaagattattgtgaggtgattgataattctaggctgttcatcgggaatataagtccgggttatcaattagttcttgttcaccttgatttctatcaaaagacagaacaaactcttaggtttatccgtgggagacagatttatctattatcgtagacttttctttgtgatacagatttgtttattcaagtcttcgactttggatcgtagcaactcttagttgtgggtgagatcagctaagggaatcaagtgcgtagtatcctgttgggatcagagacgtaaggagcgcaactgtaccttgaatcagtgtgagattgattagggttcaactacagtccagaccaaagttagtttgtagtacgctagtgtctgtagcggcttaatacagtgtggtgttcaatatggactaggtcccggggtttttctgcatttgcggtttcctcgttaacaaaacttctagtgtctgtgttatttcttttccgtattatattttgttatataattgaaatatcacaggttgtgcgttgtatcgatcaattgtgaaattcaaccttaggttgttgattggaaattgattgatccttggatattggtctttagtaccatccaagtttatatcttttgtatttgataaagactcacagatttctatttgtttgagtatagatcaaatcgagagatagagatattaactccttgatatactttttattaggattgagtctgattttctagttgattctcttaaaagtatattcgagttagtccatacagatttctaatcgaaatattgggtgaggttgttagacccccgcattttcaattggtatcagagcaggcaattaCGTTttagacctcaaaagtctgtgtttgtagcgatctgactctatggacagaggaactatctctgataaacgcgtcaccagaaataaagactATGTTTCTAATAAGCCTGTCAAAGAGAAGAATCCTTCTATCTCTGTTACAGACGAACCTAGTGCTCAAATGAAACAGACTTACACCGACATGTGTTGTTCTGATGAATCTAACTCTGTTattcaagaggaaacaactaGAAAGAGTAAACTAATtccaaatcttgttagaattcatgtTGGTAGATTCAAACAGTTAAAAAAACATGTCAATTTCCTTCATGGTGTAGTAAAAGACTATGACTCCAGGGAAAAGGCTTCTTATAAGGAAAATCCTGAAGTTCGATCATCTTGTATCTTACTTGAGGAAAAACTTAAAAAGGATGTTTTATTtattgaacatctcttgagtaaactctccattTAAGGATGTTCAAAAAAGTCTGTTATACCGTCTACTTCTTTGCAAACTGAAAGAGCTCCAATTTCAGAAGTATTGTCAGATTCTCTTCCCACTCAAACTAATGTGCAGGGGATTCACACATCAGTTGGAAGAAAGAAATCCCCAAACGATAATGTTAGGTCTGCAATCTCTAATCACTCCCGTGATcataaagtgtgtctcttttgtgattcaaaatgacATATATTGCAAAAAGGGAAACccaagttgaaaaacaaatcgttagttcaacttcaacacaccttagatttaattcttaaaggtgtaactgacattcgtatgtctaaaccaattggttttagtacactTCCTGTGATccctaccaggaaggtcagttcaatgagttcctcaaatgcacaaaagcatAATAGACCGTTTAACAAATATCGTCCAAGAAGAACACCTGTTCTCTCTCCTATCATAAATGGAGATAATAATAACCCTGATGTGAATCATGTACCAAGTGAAGAGTACATATGTGAGcagatggatgacaacctaaaGTTGGTTATTGAgggatataaggaaatcatcaacaaactatgTACTCCATCTAGACAATACTCTTCAGGTAAGAATGCTTACTATGTGTCGTATTATGATattagtaaattttatgataacttttcacatcataacagtCTTCTTCCAAAGTACAGAAGAAAGGGTTTTAACAAAAAACGATACTCATTTGATGAGCTacaggctcatacttgtgctatttgatcacaaggttgaattatctcacacaaaaatcctggttgagagatatgctcaggtatacttg harbors:
- the LOC113332700 gene encoding cytochrome c oxidase subunit 5C; translation: MAGGRIAHATLKGPSVVKEICIGIALGLVAGGMWKMHHWNEQRKVRSFYDLLEKGEIGVVAEE